In the Rhizobium sp. CB3090 genome, one interval contains:
- a CDS encoding GNAT family N-acetyltransferase, protein MKTLSIDVRRAEPHDARAISEVHRQSWQYTYAGIIPHRALSHMIERRGEAWWRKATSGPATLLVLDVAGEIAGYATLGLNRARALPQEGEIYELYLRPEYQGIGLGRLLFGEARRLLKSLGCKGLVVWCLEENENADRFYRGQGGADFCEGIETFDRKQLKKIGFVWP, encoded by the coding sequence ATGAAGACGTTGTCGATCGATGTTCGGCGGGCTGAACCGCATGATGCCCGAGCCATTTCCGAGGTGCACCGCCAGTCGTGGCAGTACACCTATGCCGGCATCATTCCGCACCGCGCGCTGAGCCACATGATCGAGCGCCGCGGCGAAGCCTGGTGGCGCAAGGCGACCAGCGGCCCGGCGACACTACTGGTTCTCGATGTCGCTGGCGAGATCGCCGGTTACGCCACGCTCGGCCTCAACCGCGCCCGCGCACTGCCTCAGGAAGGCGAGATCTACGAACTCTATCTTCGCCCGGAATATCAGGGCATCGGCCTTGGCCGGCTTCTCTTCGGCGAAGCGCGCCGGCTCCTGAAGTCGCTCGGCTGCAAGGGCTTGGTCGTCTGGTGCCTCGAGGAAAACGAGAATGCCGACCGCTTCTATCGCGGCCAAGGCGGCGCCGATTTCTGCGAGGGTATCGAAACCTTCGACCGCAAGCAGCTCAAGAAGATCGGCTTCGTCTGGCCCTAA
- a CDS encoding DUF167 domain-containing protein yields the protein MSEAWQLFADHVRLSVRLTPNGGRDAIDGFETGADGEAYLKARVSAVPEKGKANKAMIALIAKSFGIPKSSISLISGDTARKKILRIDGDPEDLTGKLKALLKD from the coding sequence GTGAGTGAAGCCTGGCAGCTCTTTGCTGACCATGTGCGGTTGTCCGTCCGGCTCACGCCCAATGGTGGGCGTGATGCGATCGACGGGTTCGAGACCGGCGCCGACGGCGAGGCTTATCTAAAGGCGCGTGTCTCTGCCGTGCCGGAAAAGGGCAAGGCCAACAAGGCGATGATCGCACTCATCGCCAAGAGCTTCGGCATCCCCAAATCCTCGATCAGCCTGATTTCCGGCGATACGGCGCGTAAAAAAATCCTCCGGATCGATGGCGACCCGGAGGATTTGACAGGAAAGCTGAAAGCTCTGCTGAAGGACTGA
- a CDS encoding type II toxin-antitoxin system ParD family antitoxin, with product MTKHMSVEIDEQMDVFIDEQISHGNYDSPSEVIDAALKLLRSRAEIEAIAAAIAEGEASGKPEEFDGEAFLKELHRKYAR from the coding sequence GTGACGAAGCATATGTCCGTAGAGATTGATGAGCAGATGGATGTGTTCATCGACGAACAGATCAGCCACGGCAATTACGATTCACCGAGCGAAGTCATTGACGCTGCATTGAAACTGTTGCGTAGTAGGGCGGAAATAGAAGCTATCGCGGCTGCCATCGCTGAGGGCGAGGCGTCGGGGAAGCCGGAGGAATTTGACGGTGAAGCTTTTCTGAAGGAGCTGCACCGCAAGTATGCCCGCTAA
- a CDS encoding MarR family winged helix-turn-helix transcriptional regulator: MSSRIDTDSLAFLVADCARLMRAAFERRIMAAGLGLTAGEARTLIQVAAVNGSRQLDIATRMGLEPMTVSAFLDKLQARGLIERQPDPLDRRAKRIVLSEAAGAKLKQIGCEIFAVEKDAMQGFDHGLQDEFHHALRAFRSNLQNADLPAEVERELRVVE, from the coding sequence ATGAGCAGCAGGATAGATACGGATTCGCTTGCCTTTCTGGTGGCGGATTGCGCCCGATTGATGCGAGCGGCCTTCGAGCGGCGCATTATGGCCGCGGGGCTGGGTTTGACGGCGGGTGAAGCGCGCACGCTCATCCAGGTCGCCGCTGTCAATGGCAGTCGTCAACTTGATATTGCCACTCGCATGGGGTTGGAGCCGATGACGGTTAGCGCCTTCCTCGACAAATTGCAGGCACGTGGCCTGATCGAGCGTCAGCCCGATCCGCTCGACCGTCGCGCCAAGCGCATCGTGCTATCGGAGGCGGCTGGCGCCAAGCTGAAGCAGATCGGTTGCGAGATCTTCGCGGTGGAAAAGGATGCAATGCAGGGCTTCGATCACGGGCTGCAGGATGAATTCCATCATGCGCTACGCGCCTTCCGCAGCAATCTGCAGAATGCGGATCTGCCAGCGGAGGTGGAGCGGGAACTGAGGGTCGTGGAGTAA
- a CDS encoding LysE family translocator: MTQSLIIGAFLAALFYVLIPGPAFLALLGIGAGQGRKAGAFFVSGHLVGDIIWSSLALVAIIGAKTIGTIVFDVLGSLCGFYLAWIGWNAFTAKPKKDGKALLNVERPFRRGLIFGVTNPKGYPVALATFTALVAGSAGALTFSALPLLLAVSFVGFITADIIVIGVIGAGAVRRFYRAHERLIVRCSGVLFMGFAAQALWHATPGLLGWRKA, translated from the coding sequence ATGACGCAATCACTTATCATCGGCGCATTTTTGGCGGCGTTATTCTATGTGCTTATTCCCGGGCCGGCTTTCCTGGCGCTGCTCGGCATCGGCGCGGGTCAGGGGCGCAAGGCTGGCGCCTTCTTCGTGAGCGGTCATTTGGTCGGCGATATTATTTGGTCATCGCTCGCTTTGGTCGCGATCATTGGTGCGAAAACTATCGGTACCATCGTCTTCGACGTGCTCGGCTCGCTCTGTGGTTTCTATCTTGCCTGGATCGGCTGGAATGCCTTCACCGCCAAACCGAAGAAGGACGGCAAAGCCTTGCTCAACGTCGAACGCCCCTTCCGGCGCGGCCTGATCTTCGGCGTCACCAATCCGAAAGGATATCCCGTGGCATTGGCAACGTTTACGGCGCTGGTGGCGGGTTCGGCAGGTGCCTTGACGTTCAGCGCGCTGCCGCTGCTGCTCGCAGTTTCCTTCGTCGGCTTCATCACCGCCGACATCATCGTCATCGGCGTTATCGGTGCGGGCGCCGTCCGGCGTTTCTACCGTGCCCATGAGCGGCTGATCGTGCGTTGCTCCGGCGTGCTGTTCATGGGCTTTGCCGCGCAGGCTTTGTGGCATGCGACGCCCGGCTTGCTCGGCTGGCGGAAGGCCTGA
- a CDS encoding SDR family NAD(P)-dependent oxidoreductase, with product MTDIQEIFKKANVAVITGGASGIGLAAAKYFAKLGMSVAIADLGRDRLAAARADLVAIAGEDQIMAVETDVAHKDQLEALERAVLQHFGRVHVLMNNAGIGPETSIFSPQAGWDNILGVNLLGVINGTRVFGPGMLAHGKPGLIINTGSKQGITTPPGNPAYNVSKAGVKVFTEALQHELRNTPGAKIAAHLLIPGFVFTGLTKGDRQEKPAGAWTPEQTVDFMVESLKRGDFYILCPDNDVARPTDERRMLWAAGDIIENRPPLSRWHPDYAEKFKTFLEKKD from the coding sequence ATGACGGATATTCAAGAGATTTTCAAGAAAGCCAATGTAGCCGTCATCACCGGCGGCGCCTCCGGCATCGGGCTCGCGGCGGCGAAATATTTCGCAAAACTCGGCATGAGCGTCGCCATCGCCGATCTCGGCCGCGACCGGCTCGCCGCTGCACGCGCCGATCTCGTAGCGATCGCCGGCGAGGACCAGATCATGGCCGTCGAGACCGACGTTGCTCATAAGGACCAGTTGGAAGCCCTGGAACGCGCCGTCCTGCAGCATTTCGGCCGGGTGCATGTGCTGATGAACAATGCCGGCATCGGGCCCGAAACCTCGATCTTCAGCCCGCAGGCCGGGTGGGACAACATCCTTGGTGTCAATCTTTTGGGTGTCATCAATGGTACACGCGTCTTCGGACCCGGCATGCTGGCACATGGAAAACCCGGCCTGATCATCAATACCGGCTCGAAGCAGGGAATCACTACGCCGCCCGGCAACCCCGCTTACAACGTCTCCAAGGCCGGTGTGAAGGTCTTCACCGAGGCGTTGCAGCACGAGCTGCGTAACACCCCAGGCGCCAAGATTGCCGCGCATCTTCTGATCCCCGGCTTCGTCTTCACCGGCCTGACCAAGGGTGACCGCCAGGAAAAGCCGGCGGGAGCCTGGACCCCGGAACAGACAGTCGATTTCATGGTGGAGAGCCTCAAGCGCGGCGACTTCTACATCCTCTGCCCGGACAATGATGTTGCGCGGCCGACGGACGAGCGCCGCATGCTCTGGGCCGCAGGCGATATCATCGAAAACCGCCCGCCGCTGTCGCGCTGGCATCCCGACTATGCCGAAAAGTTCAAGACATTCCTGGAAAAGAAGGATTGA
- the typA gene encoding translational GTPase TypA: MALRNIAIIAHVDHGKTTLVDELLKQSGSFRENQRVAERVMDSNDLEKERGITILAKATSVVWKETRINIVDTPGHADFGGEVERILSMVDGAIVLVDAAEGPMPQTKFVVGKALKVGLRPIVAINKIDRPDARADEVINEVFDLFANLDATDEQLDFPILYGSGRNGWMNYSPEGPKDEGLAPLLDLVVKHVPEPTVGEGPFRMIGTILEANPFLGRIITGRIHSGSIKPNQAVKVLGADGNLIETGRISKILAFRGIERQPIEEAQAGDIVAIAGLPKGTVADTFCDPQVSEPLVAQPIDPPTVTMSFIVNDSPYAGTEGDKVTSRVIRDRLFKEAEGNVALKIEEAEGKDSFYVSGRGELQLAVLIETMRREGFELAVSRPRVVMHKDESGQLLEPIEEVVIDVDEEHSGIVVQKMSERKAEMAELRPSGGNRVRLVFFAPTRGLIGYQSELLTDTRGTAVMNRLFHDYQPYKGEIGGRVNGVLLANEAGEAVAYALFNLEDRGPMIIDAGEKVYAGMIIGIHSRDNDLEVNVLKGKKLTNIRAAGKDEAVKLTPPIRMTLDRALSWIQDDELVEVTPKSIRLRKMYLDPNERKRFEKARYA, from the coding sequence ATGGCACTTCGCAACATCGCGATCATCGCGCACGTTGACCATGGGAAAACCACCCTCGTTGACGAGCTCCTGAAGCAGTCCGGCTCCTTCCGCGAGAACCAGCGCGTTGCCGAACGCGTCATGGACTCCAACGATCTCGAAAAGGAACGCGGCATCACCATTCTTGCCAAGGCGACTTCGGTCGTCTGGAAGGAAACCCGCATCAACATCGTCGACACCCCCGGCCACGCCGACTTCGGCGGTGAAGTCGAGCGTATTCTGTCGATGGTGGACGGCGCGATCGTTCTCGTCGACGCTGCCGAAGGCCCGATGCCGCAGACCAAGTTCGTCGTCGGCAAGGCGCTGAAGGTGGGTCTTCGCCCGATCGTCGCGATCAACAAGATCGACCGCCCGGATGCCCGCGCCGATGAAGTCATCAACGAAGTCTTCGATCTCTTCGCCAATCTCGATGCCACCGACGAGCAGCTCGACTTCCCGATCCTCTACGGCTCCGGCCGTAACGGCTGGATGAACTATTCGCCGGAAGGTCCGAAGGATGAAGGTTTGGCGCCGCTGCTCGACCTCGTCGTCAAGCACGTTCCGGAGCCGACGGTCGGCGAAGGCCCGTTCCGCATGATCGGCACCATCCTGGAAGCCAACCCCTTCCTCGGTCGCATCATCACCGGCCGCATCCATTCCGGCTCGATCAAGCCGAACCAGGCCGTCAAGGTTCTGGGCGCTGACGGCAACCTCATCGAAACCGGCCGTATCTCCAAGATCCTCGCTTTCCGCGGCATCGAGCGTCAGCCGATCGAAGAAGCGCAGGCAGGTGACATCGTCGCCATCGCCGGCCTTCCCAAGGGCACGGTCGCCGACACCTTCTGCGATCCGCAGGTCAGCGAGCCGCTCGTCGCGCAGCCGATCGACCCGCCGACCGTCACCATGTCCTTCATTGTCAACGACAGTCCTTATGCCGGCACCGAAGGCGACAAGGTCACCTCGCGCGTTATCCGCGACCGCCTGTTCAAGGAAGCCGAAGGCAACGTTGCGCTGAAAATCGAAGAAGCCGAAGGCAAGGACTCGTTTTACGTATCCGGCCGTGGCGAATTGCAGCTTGCCGTTTTGATCGAAACCATGCGCCGTGAAGGCTTCGAGCTTGCCGTCTCGCGTCCGCGCGTCGTCATGCACAAGGACGAAAGCGGCCAGTTGCTCGAGCCGATCGAAGAAGTCGTGATCGACGTCGACGAAGAGCATTCCGGTATCGTCGTGCAGAAGATGTCGGAGCGTAAGGCCGAAATGGCCGAGCTGCGTCCATCCGGCGGCAATCGCGTCCGTCTCGTGTTCTTCGCGCCGACCCGCGGCCTGATCGGTTACCAGTCGGAACTGCTGACGGATACGCGCGGCACTGCCGTCATGAACCGTCTGTTCCATGACTATCAGCCGTACAAGGGTGAGATCGGCGGCCGCGTCAACGGCGTGCTGCTCGCCAACGAAGCCGGTGAAGCCGTGGCCTATGCCCTGTTCAACCTGGAAGACCGCGGCCCGATGATCATCGACGCCGGCGAGAAGGTCTATGCCGGCATGATCATCGGCATCCACAGCCGCGACAACGACCTCGAAGTCAACGTGCTGAAGGGCAAGAAGCTCACCAATATCCGCGCCGCGGGCAAGGATGAAGCCGTGAAGCTGACGCCGCCGATCCGCATGACGCTCGACCGCGCGCTCTCCTGGATCCAGGACGACGAGCTCGTCGAAGTTACGCCGAAGTCGATCCGCCTGCGCAAAATGTACCTCGATCCGAACGAGCGTAAGCGTTTCGAGAAAGCTCGCTACGCATAA
- a CDS encoding MFS transporter, with protein sequence MSSVPSGDRFAAFRHVAYTYFFFARFLTAFATQVVSVSVGWQMYDHTGNPIYLGLIGLVQFLPSLLLILVTGTVADRYNRRMVAAICIFVGTICTAALLFLTVSGTFAPLAVFAILAVFGIERAFMTPAMQSLAPNLIPPEDLPNAVTWNSMSWDAAAILGPVAGGLLYGVSASVSYTVAVVFFAAGSLLTFLIPKPQQRVAHESRSLNEILAGFRFIWSEKVVLGAVSLDLFAVLLGGAVALMPVYARDILALGPWGLGLLRAAPSFGAIAMALFLATYPIRHRAGICMFIGVAMFGLGTLVFGISHTPWLSIAALAIMGASDLISVYVRETLITLWTPDHVRGRVNAVNMVFVGASNELGEFRAGTMARYFGAVPAVVIGGIGTLAVAIIWASGFPQLRKIDSLNAPDREGEPQVA encoded by the coding sequence ATGTCGTCGGTTCCGAGCGGTGACCGGTTTGCCGCTTTCAGGCATGTCGCCTACACCTATTTCTTCTTTGCCCGGTTTCTGACGGCTTTCGCGACACAGGTGGTCAGCGTCTCCGTCGGCTGGCAGATGTATGACCATACCGGCAATCCGATCTATCTCGGCCTGATCGGCCTGGTGCAATTCCTGCCTTCGCTGCTCCTGATCCTGGTGACCGGCACCGTCGCCGACCGCTACAACAGGCGTATGGTGGCCGCCATTTGCATTTTCGTCGGCACGATTTGCACCGCGGCATTGCTCTTCCTGACGGTTTCCGGCACCTTCGCGCCGCTTGCGGTTTTCGCGATCCTTGCCGTCTTCGGCATCGAGCGCGCCTTCATGACGCCGGCGATGCAGTCGCTTGCTCCCAATCTCATTCCGCCAGAGGACTTGCCGAACGCGGTGACCTGGAATTCCATGTCCTGGGATGCGGCCGCCATTCTCGGCCCCGTCGCCGGCGGCTTGCTTTACGGTGTCAGCGCGAGCGTTTCCTACACCGTTGCTGTCGTCTTCTTCGCCGCCGGCTCGCTGCTGACTTTCCTCATTCCGAAACCGCAGCAACGCGTTGCGCATGAATCGAGGAGTTTGAACGAGATTCTTGCCGGCTTCCGATTCATCTGGTCGGAGAAGGTAGTGCTCGGCGCCGTCTCGCTCGACCTCTTCGCCGTGCTGCTTGGCGGCGCCGTGGCGCTGATGCCGGTCTACGCGCGCGATATTCTGGCGCTTGGTCCTTGGGGTCTTGGCCTGTTGCGTGCGGCTCCGAGTTTCGGCGCCATTGCCATGGCCCTATTTCTGGCAACCTATCCCATCCGGCACCGGGCCGGGATCTGCATGTTCATCGGCGTCGCGATGTTTGGTCTGGGAACATTGGTTTTCGGCATTTCGCATACGCCATGGCTGTCGATCGCGGCGCTCGCAATTATGGGTGCCTCCGACCTGATCTCGGTCTATGTCCGCGAAACTTTGATCACGCTCTGGACGCCAGATCACGTGCGCGGCCGCGTCAATGCCGTGAACATGGTCTTCGTCGGCGCGTCGAACGAGCTTGGCGAGTTTCGCGCGGGCACGATGGCGCGCTATTTCGGCGCTGTCCCCGCCGTCGTCATCGGCGGCATTGGCACCTTGGCCGTCGCGATCATCTGGGCAAGCGGCTTCCCGCAGCTACGAAAGATCGACAGTCTGAACGCGCCGGACCGCGAGGGCGAGCCGCAGGTGGCGTGA
- a CDS encoding type II toxin-antitoxin system RelE/ParE family toxin codes for MPAKRRSYKLLPKARQDLDAIWRYTFETWSFQQANAYYNELIARFPELAAGAVRGRRINGVKPGYLALACGSHFIVYKDDVEAVAIIRILHQRMNIGAHL; via the coding sequence ATGCCCGCTAAACGCCGATCCTATAAGCTCTTGCCGAAAGCGCGACAGGATTTGGATGCGATTTGGCGATATACATTTGAAACATGGTCCTTCCAGCAGGCAAATGCCTACTACAATGAATTGATCGCACGTTTTCCGGAATTGGCGGCTGGAGCAGTGCGCGGTCGCAGGATCAATGGTGTCAAACCCGGTTATCTCGCGCTCGCCTGCGGCTCGCATTTTATCGTCTACAAGGATGATGTTGAAGCCGTGGCGATCATCCGTATCCTGCATCAGCGAATGAATATCGGCGCGCATCTGTGA
- a CDS encoding YggT family protein, which translates to MLALFQTIDLALNLYTWVLIASAIFSWLYAFNVINSSNQFVNSVGSFLYAVTEPALRPIRRVLPDLGGIDISPIILLLIIFFFRSLMWNTLYPLVGR; encoded by the coding sequence ATGCTCGCCTTATTTCAAACCATTGATCTGGCTTTGAATCTTTATACTTGGGTGCTGATCGCCAGTGCCATTTTTTCATGGCTCTATGCATTCAATGTCATCAATTCGAGCAATCAGTTCGTCAACTCGGTCGGAAGTTTCCTCTATGCGGTTACCGAGCCGGCGCTTCGTCCGATCCGGCGCGTGCTGCCGGATCTCGGCGGCATCGACATTTCGCCGATCATCCTGCTGCTGATCATCTTCTTCTTCCGTTCCCTGATGTGGAACACGCTCTATCCGCTCGTCGGCCGGTGA
- a CDS encoding argininosuccinate synthase: protein MASHKDVKKVVLAYSGGLDTSIILKWLQTELGAEVVTFTADLGQGEELEPARKKAEMLGIKEIYIEDVREEFVRDFVFPMFRANAVYEGVYLLGTSIARPLISKHLIDIAHKTGADAIAHGATGKGNDQVRFELSAYALNPDIKIIAPWRDWSFKSRTDLLEFAEKHQIPVAKDKKGEAPFSVDANLLHSSSEGKVLEDPSQEAPEYVHMRTISPEAAPDKATIIKVGFEKGDAVSINGQRMSPAMLLATLNNYGRDNGIGRLDLVENRYVGMKSRGVYETPGGTILLAAHRAIESITLDRGAAHLKDELMPRYAELIYYGFWFSPEREMLQALIDKSQEHVEGEVTLKLYKGNVMVIGRESPKSLYSDKLVTFEDDQGAYDQKDAAGFIKLNALRLRTLAKRNLSK, encoded by the coding sequence ATGGCATCACATAAAGACGTGAAGAAAGTCGTTCTCGCCTATTCCGGCGGTCTCGACACCTCGATTATCCTGAAGTGGCTGCAGACGGAGCTCGGCGCAGAAGTCGTCACCTTCACCGCCGACCTCGGCCAGGGCGAGGAGCTGGAGCCGGCGCGCAAGAAGGCCGAGATGCTCGGCATCAAGGAGATCTATATCGAGGACGTGCGCGAAGAATTCGTGCGCGATTTCGTCTTCCCGATGTTCCGTGCCAATGCCGTTTACGAAGGCGTTTACCTGCTCGGCACGTCGATTGCCCGGCCGCTGATCTCCAAGCACCTGATCGACATTGCCCACAAGACCGGCGCCGATGCCATCGCCCATGGCGCGACGGGCAAAGGCAACGACCAGGTTCGTTTCGAATTGTCGGCCTATGCGCTGAACCCCGATATCAAGATCATCGCGCCGTGGCGCGACTGGTCGTTCAAGAGCCGTACCGACCTGCTCGAATTCGCCGAGAAGCACCAGATTCCGGTTGCCAAGGACAAGAAGGGCGAAGCGCCGTTCTCCGTCGATGCCAACCTGCTGCATTCCTCGTCCGAGGGCAAGGTCCTGGAAGATCCGTCGCAGGAAGCACCGGAATATGTGCACATGCGCACGATTTCGCCGGAAGCTGCTCCGGACAAGGCGACTATCATCAAGGTCGGCTTCGAAAAGGGCGATGCAGTCTCGATCAATGGCCAGCGCATGAGCCCGGCCATGCTGCTCGCAACGCTCAACAATTACGGCCGTGACAACGGCATCGGCCGCCTCGACCTCGTTGAGAACCGTTATGTCGGCATGAAATCGCGCGGTGTTTACGAAACCCCTGGCGGCACGATCCTGCTCGCCGCTCACCGCGCTATCGAATCCATCACGCTCGATCGGGGTGCCGCTCACCTCAAGGATGAGCTGATGCCGCGCTATGCCGAGCTGATCTACTACGGCTTCTGGTTCTCGCCGGAACGCGAAATGCTGCAGGCGCTGATCGACAAGAGCCAGGAACATGTCGAGGGCGAAGTGACCCTGAAGCTCTATAAGGGCAATGTCATGGTCATCGGGCGCGAAAGCCCGAAGTCGCTTTATTCCGACAAGCTGGTGACCTTCGAAGACGATCAGGGCGCCTACGACCAGAAGGATGCTGCAGGCTTCATCAAGCTCAACGCGCTACGCCTGCGTACGCTCGCCAAGCGCAATCTGTCGAAGTAA
- the ppa gene encoding inorganic diphosphatase gives MRIDAISIGKNPPEDVNVIVEVPVGGHPIKYEMDKDAGTLVVDRFLYTPMTYPGNYGFVPHTLSEDGDPIDVLIASTRPLVPGCVINVRPIGVLMMEDNSGKDEKIIAVPSPKLTLRYEKVKEYTDLPEITLKQIEHFFEHYKDLEPGKWVKIFGWKGSKEAGELILEAVERAKKAKV, from the coding sequence ATGCGCATCGACGCGATTTCCATTGGTAAGAACCCGCCCGAAGACGTCAACGTCATCGTTGAAGTTCCGGTCGGCGGTCATCCGATCAAGTATGAAATGGACAAGGACGCCGGCACGCTGGTCGTCGACCGTTTCCTCTATACGCCGATGACCTATCCGGGCAATTACGGCTTCGTTCCGCACACGCTCTCTGAAGACGGCGACCCGATCGACGTGCTGATCGCCAGCACCCGTCCGCTGGTTCCGGGCTGCGTCATCAACGTCCGCCCGATCGGCGTGCTGATGATGGAAGACAATTCCGGCAAGGACGAAAAGATCATTGCCGTTCCCTCGCCAAAGCTGACGCTGCGCTACGAGAAGGTCAAGGAATATACCGATCTGCCGGAAATCACGCTGAAGCAGATCGAGCATTTCTTCGAGCACTACAAGGATCTTGAGCCCGGCAAATGGGTCAAAATCTTTGGCTGGAAGGGCTCGAAGGAGGCCGGCGAGCTCATTCTCGAAGCCGTCGAGCGCGCCAAGAAGGCGAAGGTCTGA
- a CDS encoding M3 family metallopeptidase, with the protein MSSQTAVNPALVEWTGHQGLPRFDAVKDADFAPAFDAALAAHDAEIDAIADNDEAPTFANTVTALEIAGDELSRVSALFWNRAGAHTNEVIQALEREIAPKMSRHYSKIGMNAALFARIDALWEAREELGLTVEETRVLERHWKGFVKSGAKLAKAEQERLAEINEKLAGLGAQFGQNVLADEKGWALILSEESDLAGLPDFLRDAMAAGARERGEEGKYAVTLSRSIIEPFLASSERRDLREQAFKAWVARGANGGETDNRKIIKETLALRAEKAELLGYDNYAELKLDNTMAKTPEAVNELLRAVWAKAADRAREEEGDIAALIAEEGRNHEVMPWDWRHYAERIRTRKFDFSETELKPYLQLEKIIAACFDVAGRLFGIRAVEQKDVPAYHPDVRVFEIRDRSDRLVALFLGDYFARSSKRSGAWMSSFQSQHKLPLKNGHVGELPIIYNVCNFAKPAEGKPALLSIDDARTLFHEFGHALHGMLSNVTYPSVSGTGVSRDFVELPSQLYEHWLTVPAILREYAVHYETGAPMPQALLDKVLAARTFNAGFNTVEFTSSALVDMAFHTRGAVEDPMAVQAEVLSEIGMPNSIVMRHATPHFQHVFSGDGYSAGYYSYMWSEVLDADAFAAFEETGDAFNPDMAEKLKANIYSVGGSVDPEDAYKAFRGKLPSPDAMLRKKGLAA; encoded by the coding sequence ATGTCTTCCCAAACCGCCGTTAATCCAGCGCTCGTCGAATGGACGGGACATCAGGGCCTGCCGCGTTTCGATGCTGTGAAAGACGCCGATTTTGCGCCGGCCTTTGACGCCGCGCTTGCAGCTCACGATGCGGAGATCGATGCGATCGCTGATAACGACGAGGCGCCGACTTTTGCCAACACCGTTACGGCGCTCGAAATCGCCGGCGACGAGCTGTCCCGGGTCTCCGCTCTATTCTGGAATCGGGCCGGGGCACACACCAACGAGGTGATCCAGGCTCTGGAGCGCGAGATCGCGCCGAAGATGTCGCGCCACTATTCGAAGATCGGCATGAATGCCGCGCTGTTTGCCCGCATCGATGCGCTGTGGGAAGCGCGTGAGGAGCTTGGCCTGACCGTGGAAGAGACCCGCGTTCTGGAACGGCATTGGAAGGGCTTCGTGAAGTCGGGCGCCAAGCTGGCGAAGGCTGAGCAGGAACGGCTTGCCGAGATCAACGAGAAGCTGGCGGGTCTCGGCGCGCAGTTCGGACAGAATGTTCTTGCCGACGAAAAGGGCTGGGCATTGATCCTCTCCGAAGAATCCGATCTTGCCGGCCTTCCCGATTTTTTGAGGGATGCGATGGCGGCGGGCGCGCGCGAGCGCGGCGAAGAGGGCAAATATGCCGTCACGCTGTCGCGCTCGATCATCGAGCCCTTCCTGGCCTCGTCCGAGCGTCGCGATCTGCGCGAGCAGGCGTTCAAAGCATGGGTGGCGCGCGGCGCCAACGGCGGCGAGACGGATAATCGCAAGATCATCAAGGAGACGCTGGCGCTCAGAGCCGAGAAGGCCGAGCTGCTCGGTTACGACAACTACGCCGAACTCAAGCTCGACAACACCATGGCTAAGACACCGGAGGCGGTGAATGAACTCCTGAGGGCGGTCTGGGCGAAGGCGGCCGACCGTGCTCGCGAGGAAGAGGGTGATATCGCCGCTCTGATCGCCGAGGAAGGCCGCAATCATGAGGTCATGCCCTGGGATTGGCGGCACTACGCCGAGAGGATCAGGACGCGGAAGTTCGATTTCTCCGAGACCGAACTGAAGCCCTATTTGCAGCTCGAAAAGATCATCGCCGCCTGCTTCGATGTCGCTGGCCGCCTCTTCGGCATTCGCGCCGTCGAGCAGAAGGACGTTCCCGCCTATCATCCCGACGTGCGCGTCTTCGAGATCCGTGATCGCTCGGACAGGCTGGTAGCACTGTTCCTTGGCGATTATTTCGCCCGCAGCTCCAAGCGTTCCGGCGCCTGGATGAGCTCGTTTCAATCGCAGCATAAGTTGCCGCTGAAGAATGGTCATGTCGGCGAGCTGCCGATCATTTATAACGTCTGCAATTTCGCCAAGCCGGCCGAGGGCAAGCCGGCGCTGCTGTCGATCGATGATGCCCGCACGTTGTTCCACGAATTCGGCCATGCGCTGCACGGCATGCTCTCCAACGTCACCTATCCTTCGGTGTCGGGCACCGGCGTTTCCCGCGATTTCGTCGAGCTGCCGTCACAGCTTTACGAACACTGGCTGACCGTACCGGCGATCCTCAGGGAATATGCCGTCCATTACGAGACCGGCGCGCCGATGCCGCAAGCTCTGCTCGACAAGGTTCTTGCCGCCCGCACCTTCAATGCCGGCTTCAATACGGTGGAATTCACATCCTCGGCGCTCGTCGATATGGCCTTCCATACGCGCGGCGCCGTCGAAGACCCGATGGCGGTGCAGGCCGAAGTGCTCTCGGAGATCGGCATGCCGAATTCGATCGTCATGCGGCACGCCACTCCGCACTTCCAGCACGTGTTTTCCGGCGATGGCTACTCGGCCGGCTATTATTCCTACATGTGGTCGGAAGTGCTGGATGCCGACGCCTTCGCCGCCTTCGAGGAAACCGGTGACGCGTTCAATCCGGATATGGCCGAAAAACTGAAGGCCAACATCTATTCCGTGGGCGGCTCGGTCGATCCGGAGGATGCCTATAAGGCCTTCCGCGGTAAGCTGCCGAGCCCGGACGCGATGCTGAGGAAGAAGGGGCTGGCGGCTTGA